The following proteins are encoded in a genomic region of Parabacteroides pacaensis:
- a CDS encoding sodium ion-translocating decarboxylase subunit beta produces the protein MNEIFKNLYQMTAFSNIIAEPQFLIMYTIAFILLYLGIKKQYEPLLLVPIAFGVLIANFPGGGMGVIQANEAGMVTFVNSHGIETVKNIWEMPLHEIAHELGLMNFIYYMLIKTGFLPPIIFMGVGALTDFGPMLRNLRLSIFGAAAQLGIFTVLLVAIAMGFTPKEAAALGIIGGADGPTAIFTTIKLAPHLLGPIAIAAYSYMALVPVIIPLVVKLLCTKKELKINMKEQEKKYPSSTEFKNMQALKIIFPIAVTTVVALFVPSAVPLIGMLMFGNLVKEIGANTFRLYDAASNSIMNAATIFLGLSVGATMTTEAFLNWTTIGIVIGGFLAFALSISGGIIFVKIFNLFSKKKINPLIGATGLSAVPMASRVANEIALKYDAKNHVLQYCMASNISGVIGSAVAAGILISFLG, from the coding sequence ATGAACGAAATATTTAAAAATTTATATCAGATGACTGCGTTCAGTAACATTATTGCTGAACCGCAGTTTCTCATTATGTACACTATTGCTTTTATATTACTTTACCTGGGAATTAAAAAGCAATATGAACCTTTGTTGCTGGTTCCTATTGCATTTGGGGTATTAATTGCCAATTTCCCCGGAGGCGGTATGGGAGTGATTCAAGCGAATGAAGCGGGAATGGTAACCTTCGTCAATTCCCATGGCATTGAAACTGTAAAAAATATCTGGGAAATGCCACTACATGAAATCGCGCATGAATTAGGATTGATGAATTTCATCTATTATATGTTGATCAAGACGGGATTCCTGCCTCCTATTATTTTTATGGGAGTAGGAGCTTTAACTGACTTCGGTCCGATGTTACGTAATTTACGTTTATCTATTTTCGGTGCTGCGGCGCAATTAGGAATTTTCACCGTATTATTGGTAGCTATTGCTATGGGCTTTACTCCTAAAGAAGCTGCGGCTTTAGGTATTATCGGAGGAGCAGATGGTCCGACAGCTATTTTCACTACTATCAAATTAGCTCCTCACTTGTTAGGACCTATTGCCATAGCAGCTTATTCTTATATGGCATTAGTACCGGTTATCATTCCACTAGTAGTAAAGTTGCTATGTACAAAAAAGGAACTTAAAATCAATATGAAGGAGCAGGAAAAAAAATACCCTTCTTCTACCGAGTTCAAAAACATGCAAGCTCTTAAAATTATTTTTCCTATAGCAGTAACTACAGTAGTTGCATTGTTTGTTCCTAGTGCAGTGCCCTTGATCGGAATGTTAATGTTCGGTAATCTGGTAAAAGAAATCGGGGCTAATACCTTTCGTCTATACGATGCAGCATCCAATAGTATTATGAATGCAGCAACCATCTTTTTAGGTTTATCTGTCGGTGCAACCATGACCACTGAAGCTTTCCTGAATTGGACAACTATAGGCATTGTAATAGGAGGCTTTTTAGCATTTGCCCTTTCTATCTCAGGTGGTATTATCTTCGTAAAAATATTTAATTTATTCTCTAAAAAGAAAATCAACCCACTTATCGGTGCTACAGGATTAAGTGCAGTACCCATGGCTTCGCGCGTAGCAAATGAAATCGCATTAAAATATGATGCGAAGAACCATGTGCTCCAATACTGCATGGCAAGTAATATTTCCGGAGTAATTGGTTCGGCGGTAGCAGCAGGCATACTAATTTCTTTCTTAGGTTAA
- a CDS encoding DUF349 domain-containing protein: protein MKDTLETNLPVEESGNLEEAKKMPEVAPEAVTEEKAVVNEDIDNNAEIETSTAPSPEGKLSKEEILEKLTELVATSAESARSEVEALKQAYYKLRRNEVDELKKAFLAEGGEEKDFQVPEDPTEDKLKELLTTYKEKRAAVVAEEEKRKADNYATKLALIDRLKILTESQEDFNKLYSEFKEIQQQWKEIKEVPAEHVNELWRNYQIYSEKFYDIIKINNQFRDYDFKKNLELKTALCEAVEKLDNEPDVVSAFHQLQKLHQQWREIGPVAKELREDLWTRFKAASTVINKKHQEHFEKIKSKEQENLAAKTEICEQIEQIDFSQLKTFKDWEEKNKEVMALQEKWKSIGFAPKKANVKIFERFRAACDVYFGKKSEFYKSIKEAMDKNLELKRALCEKAEALKDNTDWKETTEKLIALQKEWKTIGSVARKHSDAIWKRFITACDYFFEQKNKNVSSLKSVEQENLAAKKALITKINALDESLDNEDALAQLKDYMSEWSTIGHVPFKEKDKIYKQYHDAVDSQFDRLKVDRSERKMQTFRSSLNDRSDKSKNKIYNERDRLMRLYDRLKNELNTYENNIGFLSVSSKGGGGLVKEMNRKIEKLKEEMALIVKKIDAIDETLEE, encoded by the coding sequence ATGAAGGACACTCTTGAAACTAATTTACCGGTAGAAGAATCGGGAAATTTGGAAGAAGCAAAGAAGATGCCGGAAGTAGCTCCGGAAGCCGTAACAGAAGAAAAAGCTGTAGTAAACGAAGACATTGATAACAATGCTGAAATAGAAACTAGCACAGCTCCTTCCCCTGAAGGCAAATTATCAAAGGAAGAAATTCTGGAGAAGCTTACTGAATTAGTAGCAACTTCAGCGGAATCAGCACGCTCGGAAGTGGAGGCATTAAAACAGGCATACTATAAGCTTCGGCGGAATGAAGTGGACGAGTTGAAAAAAGCATTTCTTGCAGAAGGAGGAGAAGAAAAAGATTTTCAGGTGCCTGAAGATCCGACAGAAGACAAACTTAAAGAACTTCTTACTACTTATAAAGAAAAGAGAGCAGCCGTTGTAGCCGAAGAAGAAAAAAGAAAGGCTGATAACTACGCAACTAAACTTGCTTTGATTGACAGACTGAAAATTCTTACCGAAAGTCAAGAAGATTTCAACAAATTATATAGTGAATTTAAAGAAATTCAACAACAGTGGAAAGAAATAAAAGAGGTTCCTGCAGAGCATGTCAATGAATTATGGAGAAATTATCAGATTTATTCGGAAAAATTCTACGATATCATTAAAATAAACAATCAATTCCGGGATTATGATTTTAAGAAAAATCTGGAATTGAAGACAGCATTATGTGAAGCTGTAGAAAAGTTAGATAACGAACCTGATGTCGTATCTGCCTTCCATCAATTACAAAAGCTCCATCAACAATGGAGAGAGATAGGTCCTGTAGCAAAAGAATTACGTGAGGATCTTTGGACACGTTTCAAAGCAGCTTCCACAGTAATTAATAAAAAACATCAAGAACATTTTGAAAAGATCAAATCAAAAGAACAAGAAAATCTGGCTGCTAAAACAGAAATCTGTGAGCAGATAGAACAGATAGACTTTTCTCAGCTTAAAACTTTCAAAGATTGGGAAGAGAAAAATAAAGAAGTAATGGCTCTCCAAGAAAAATGGAAATCCATTGGTTTCGCACCCAAAAAAGCTAATGTAAAAATATTCGAGCGTTTTCGTGCGGCTTGCGATGTATATTTCGGTAAGAAGAGTGAATTTTACAAGTCCATTAAAGAAGCAATGGATAAAAATCTGGAATTGAAACGTGCTTTATGTGAAAAAGCAGAAGCATTGAAAGATAATACGGATTGGAAAGAAACTACAGAAAAATTAATTGCTCTCCAAAAAGAATGGAAAACTATCGGATCCGTTGCCCGTAAACATTCTGACGCTATCTGGAAACGTTTTATTACAGCTTGCGATTATTTCTTCGAACAAAAAAATAAGAATGTTAGTTCCCTGAAAAGTGTAGAACAAGAAAACTTAGCAGCCAAGAAAGCTCTTATTACGAAAATTAATGCTTTGGATGAATCTTTGGATAATGAAGATGCTCTGGCACAATTGAAAGATTATATGTCCGAATGGAGTACTATCGGTCATGTTCCTTTCAAAGAAAAAGATAAAATCTACAAACAGTATCATGATGCGGTAGATTCACAGTTTGACCGTTTGAAAGTAGATCGTTCCGAACGTAAAATGCAAACGTTCCGTTCAAGTTTAAATGACAGATCCGATAAGTCAAAAAACAAAATTTATAATGAACGTGACCGTTTGATGCGTTTATATGACCGTTTAAAAAACGAGTTAAATACTTACGAAAATAATATCGGTTTCCTTTCTGTTTCTTCTAAAGGTGGTGGTGGTTTAGTGAAAGAAATGAACCGCAAAATTGAAAAGCTTAAAGAAGAAATGGCACTTATCGTAAAGAAAATCGACGCAATAGACGAAACATTAGAAGAATAA